The nucleotide window GTGAAACCCGCAGCTCCCGTGCCCCGGCTGCGATCGTCGCCGCGGTCCTGGTTTCGCTGATCTGTCTCTACATCCTGCTCGAAGCCGCGCTGAAAGCCATCGGGCAACCCGCTTGGCTGCTTGAGCCCCGGGACTTCGCAGCCTGGCTGAACCAGCTGCCGGAGAACGTGCCCACGCTGATCCTGGGCACCAGCGGCGTGCTGATCCTCTTCGCCGGCCTGTTCTTCTTCCTGCAGGGTGTTCTGCCCGGCCATCTGCACCGCCACGTCCTTCCCAGCCGGCGCGGAATCGCCGTCGTCGACGACGAAGTTCTGGCCTCGTCGCTGGCGCTCCGGGCGCGGACCCGTGCGAATGTCACCGAGGAACAGGTGCTCGTGACGGTTTCACGCACACTCGTGGAGGTCCAGTTGCGTCCCACTTCCGGCATTCCCGTGGAGGAATCCGCCATCCAGTCCGCAGTGGAGGACGAGTTGCAGCGCTCTTACATCGATCCCATGCCCGAGGTCCGGGTCAGAGTTTCGACGTCGGGGGTGGTGGGCCAATGAATGAGACTCCGCGGGTACTCAACCGCGTGCTGCTGACCCTGATCGGACTGCTGCTGATCGGCGTGGGCGCCACCACCGTGGCGCTGGCCGCGGTTCCGGCCTTGGCCGGCAGCTGGCATGCGCTGACGCGGGGGGCCGGGGTGGGCATCGAAAGCGTGCTGGACGCGACCACATTGCCGGGCCAGCGGGACAGCTGGCTGTGGATTGTGCTGGCGCTGGTGATGCTGGTGCTGATCGTGCTGATGATCGCCTGGGTGGCGCAGCAAGGCAAGGGCCGGGTAGGCACCCTGGCAGCCGATTACAACGACGACGGCGGGCCGGGCGCCGTTGAACTGGGCAGTGCGGTTGCGGAGCAGGCGCTGAAGGCTGCGCTGTTGGAACGCGAGGAGATCCTGCACGCAACCATTACTACCTACGTATTCCGGGGCACACCGGGCCTGCGCATCAGGGTGCTGCCGCGCAAGGGCGTGCCGCCGTACCTTGTGGCCGAGCAGGTCTCGGATCTGGTGGAAGCGCTGGACCTGGTGATCGGCCGGGAGACTCCAGTGGTCATCAGCATCGGTACCAGCGCACGCGCCCGGCTGGGGCGCCCTGAACGCGTTCACTGATCCTCCCGCTAATAGTCCTTCCGGATCCTGCCGAAGTGCCCGTCGCCGGTGCGGATGGTCTGGGTCACAATTCGGCATCAAAGCCTACCGGTCGGTAAAACGTTCTTGTCTTGCGTAGCGTAAGCGTTTACGTTTCAGATACCCGATCCACACCTGGTGGCTTACTGCTGCTTTGTCCAGTTCACTCGCGGCCACCTGACAAAGGAGTCACATCATGGGATTTGTCCGCTCGAAAAAGGCAGTTCTGCCATTGGCAACGCTCAGTGCGCTGGCCCTCATCCTCTCCGCCTGCGGCCCAGGCGGCGGCTCGGAAGAGGGCGGAGGGGGCTCGGAGGCGGCAGCGGACTGCAGTACCTACGAGACCTACGGAACGTTCGACGGCGCCGAAGTCAGCGTCTACTCAACCATCACCGATCTCGAAGGGGAGCGCCTTGAGAACTCCTGGGTGGACTTCGAAGAGTGCACCGGGATCGACGTGGTGTACGAAGGCTCCAACGAGTTCGAGACCCAGATCGGGGTGCGCGCCCAGGCCGGTAATCCGCCGGACGTCGCCATCATTCCGCAGCCCGGCCTCCTTGCCGCCCATGCCAAGGCAGGTTATCTGAAGCCGGCTCCGGCGGAAGTCGAGGCGCTCGTGGATGAAAACTGGTCCGAGGACTGGAAGGGCTACGGAACCGTGGACGGCACGTTCTACGCCGCTCCGATGCTGGCCAGCGTCAAGGGGTACGTCTGGTACGTACCGTCCACCTTCGAGGAGAAGGGTTGGGAAGTCCCGCAGACTTGGGACGAAATGATGACCCTGTCGCAGACCATTGCTGACGAGGGCACCATGAAGCCCTGGTGCGCGGGTTTCGAAGCCGGCGAGGCCACCGGCTGGCCGGGCACGGACTGGGTCGAGGACGCCGTACTGCGCCAGGCGGGCCCGGAGGTCTACGACCAGTGGATCAGCCACGAGATCCCGTTCAACGACCCGCAGATCGCTGATGCCTTCAACGCAGTGGGCGACATCGTCAAGAACCCCGACTACGTCAACGGCGGTTTCGGCGACGTCCGCTCCATCCTCTCCACCACGGTCGAAGAAGGCGGCCAGCCGGTGCTCGACGGCAGCTGTGCCATGCACCACCAGGCCACCTTCCAGGCCGCCAACTGGCCGGAGGGAACCACCGTGGCCGAGGACGGCGACGTCTGGGCCTTCATCACTCCCGGTGAGGAAGCCGGCGCCGGGGCGATCACCGGAGGCGGCGAATTTGTTGCTGCCTACGCGGATCGCGAAGAAGTTTCGGCGTTCCAGCAGTACATGGCCTCGGCGGAATTTGCCAACAACCGCGTGCAGCAGGGAGCGGCCATCAGCGCCAACAAGGGTCTGGACGCGTCGCTGGCGCAGAACCCGCTGGACCAGCAGTCCATTGAGCTGCTGCAGGATGAAAACACGGTGTTCCGTTTTGACGCCTCGGACCTGATGCCCGGAGCGGTCGGAGCCAACTCCTTTTGGAGCGGCATCGTCGAGTGGATCAACGGCAAGTCCACCGAGGAAGTACTGGATTCCATCGAATCCAGCTGGCCCAGTGAGTAACTGAGTCCACGGCCCGGCCGGTCCGCCTGAACAGCTGCGCCGGCCGGGCCTCATCCGCTTCATTCCCCGCATCAAGGAGGCTGCGCCATGGAGGATCTTGGCGAGAAGTTTTTCCAGGTGGTGATTGCCCTTGCCATCTTCGCCGCGATCATCGGTCTGATCATGTTGCTGGTCGACAGGGCGCCCAAGTCGTTCCGGGACAAGGCCACGATCATCGGATTCCTTGCCCCGGCGGCCGTTCTGCTGGCAATCGGACTGGTCGGCCCGGCCGTACTGACGGCCTTCCTGGCCTTTACGGACCGTAATGGCGACCCCAACGGGCTGGACAACTTCGTCTGGATGTTCACGCAGCCCGAGGCCCTGGTCACGCTGCGCAATACGGTGCTCTGGGTCATCCTGGTGCCGCTGCTCTCGACCGCCATCGGGCTCGCCTATGCGGTCTTTATCGACAGGGCCCGGGGCGAAAAAGGCCTGAAGGCGCTGGTCTTCATGCCGATGGCCATCTCGATGGTCGGTGCGGGCGTGATCTGGCGGTTCATGTACGCCTACCGCGGCGCGGAACAGGAACAGATCGGCCTGCTCAACCAGATCCTGGTGTGGACCGGCAGCGAGCCCAAACAGTTCCTCCTGGACGCGCCGGAGAACACATTCTTCCTGATCGCGGTGATGATCTGGATCCAGACCGGCTTTGCCATGGTCATCCTGTCCGCTGCGATCAAGGGCATCCCGAACGAGATTGTCGAGGCGGCCCGGCTGGACGGTGCCAGCGCCTGGCAGCAGTTCCGCAACATCACCATCCCGTCCATCCGCGGCGCGCTGATCGTCGTGATCACCACCATCACGATCGGCACACTGAAAGTGTTCGATATTGTCCGGACCATGACCGCCGGCAACTTCGAAACCTCGGTCATCGCCAATGAGATGTACACCCAGGCGTTCCGCGCCAACGAGCCCGGCCGCGGTGCCGCGCTCGCGCTGGTGCTGTTCCTGATGGTCCTGCCGATCGTCGTCTACAACGCACGGCAGTTGAAGATGCAGAGGGAGATCCGATGAGCGCCATACCAGCAGATGCGTCCGCGGCGACGGCGGTGGCGACCGAAGATGCCATCGAGACCGGCCGGCCGGAACCCATGGCCCGGCGGGTTCGGCAGCGGCTAACTTCCCGCGGCGCCACGGCGGCCGCCATCATCATCGCCACCATTTGGACCATTCCGACCTTCGGCCTGTTTATTTCCTCCTTCAGGCCCGAAGACAGCATCCAGAACAGCGGCTGGTGGAACTTCCTCGGGGACTTCCAGTTCACGTTGGAGAACTATGGCGACGTGCTGGCCTCGGGCAGAAGCTCGTCGCCCAACCTGGGCCAGTATTTCCTGAACTCGCTGGCCATCGTTATCCCGGGAACCATCTTCCCGCTGGTGCTCGCGTCCATGGCAGCCTACATCTTCGCCTGGGGCAGGTTCAGGGGCAAAGATACGCTGTTCATCTTCGTCTTCGCCCTGCAGATTGTTCCGCTGCAAATGGCCCTCATTCCGCTGCTGTCCCTGTTCATCAACCTGAAAATCGGCGAATTCCAGCTGCTGCCAGCAGGCACGTACGCGCAGCTGTGGATAGCGCACACCATCTTCGCCCTGCCGCTGGCCATCTTCCTGCTGCACAACTTCATCTCCGAGATCCCGGGCGAGGTGATCGAGGCGGCACGCGTGGACGGCGCGGGCCACGCCACCATTTTCTGGCGGATCATTTTGCCGCTTTCGGTGCCGGCGATTGCCTCCTTCGGCATCTTCCAGTTCCTATGGGTGTGGAACGATCTCCTGGTCGCGCTGGTTTTCTCCGGCGGCACCGCGGATGTCGCCCCGATTACGCAGCGGCTGGCCGAGCTGACGGGCACACGGGGCAACGAATGGCACCGGCTCACCGCGGGCGCTTTCGTCTCCATGATCATTCCGCTGGCGGTGTTCTTCGGCCTGCAGCGCTACTTTGTCCGCGGCCTGCTCGCTGGTGGCCTCAAGGGGTGAGGCTGCCATGACCGGGATCGACGACGTCGCCCGGGCACTGGGCGTCTCGACGGCCACGGTCTCCCGTGCGCTGCGCGGGTTGCCCGGGGTCTCGGTGGCCACCCGCGGCAAGGTGCTGGCGAAGGCGGAGGAGCTGGGCTACGTGGCCTCGTCTTCGGCCGCGCATCTAGCCTCCGGACGGACCATGGCCATGGGTGTGCTGCTTCCGCTGATCGACCGCTGGTATTTTTCCTCCGCGTTGGAGGGTGTTGACCGGGCGCTGCGGGCCGCCGGCTATGACATGGTGGTCTTCAGCCTCGGCGGCACCGGCCTGAACCGGGACCGAGTTTTCCACCGCACCATGCTGCGCAAGCGGATCGACGCCTTGCTGGTCATGTGCATGGAGCTCACCCCTGAAGAGCTGGCGGCGCTGCAGCAGCTGGACTATCCCAATGTCACCATCGGCGGCTACGTGGACGGGCTGCGTAACGTCAGCATCGACGACCGCGGCGCGGCCACGGATGCCATGGAGTACCTGATCAGCCTGGGCCACACCCGGATCGGCCATGTGCGCGGAGGCGGTGAGTACGGGATCGAGTTCGCCGTCCCGAAGCAGCGTGAAGAAGCCTACCGGGCAGCGCTGGAACGCCACGGGCTGGAGGCCAGGCCTCAGTGGCTGATCACCGGAAAATTCAGGGTCCGGGAGTCCAAGCTGGCTGCCGCCCGGCTCTTTGACCAGCCGGCGGAGCGCCCCACAGCAGTCTTCGCATCCTCGGATGAGATGGCCTTCGGTGTGCTGCTGGCTGCGCAGGAGCGGGGCATCCGTGTCCCCGAGGAACTGTCCGTCATCGGTATCGACGACCATGAGTTTGCCGAGCCGATGGGCCTGACGACGCTGCGCCAAAGCCCCGAAAGCCAGGGCAGCTACGCGGCGGAGCTGCTGCTCGGCGAACTACGGGGGGCGCCGCGGCTGGACACGCCGCCCTACCAGCCGCATGAGCTGATCATCCGCCGCTCCACCGCACCGCCGCCGTCGTCGTAATCATTGTCCGGCGTGGCCGAAGAGACGGCGACGTAAAGACGTCAAAGAAATTTTCGGCGCCGTGTCGATTCCCACGTGCCCGGTTCGACGCAATAGTAGAAGGACGCGCACGGCGCCTTCATCCAGATAGGGAGAGAACCATGAAATACATGTTCATC belongs to Arthrobacter crystallopoietes and includes:
- a CDS encoding ABC transporter substrate-binding protein, which gives rise to MGFVRSKKAVLPLATLSALALILSACGPGGGSEEGGGGSEAAADCSTYETYGTFDGAEVSVYSTITDLEGERLENSWVDFEECTGIDVVYEGSNEFETQIGVRAQAGNPPDVAIIPQPGLLAAHAKAGYLKPAPAEVEALVDENWSEDWKGYGTVDGTFYAAPMLASVKGYVWYVPSTFEEKGWEVPQTWDEMMTLSQTIADEGTMKPWCAGFEAGEATGWPGTDWVEDAVLRQAGPEVYDQWISHEIPFNDPQIADAFNAVGDIVKNPDYVNGGFGDVRSILSTTVEEGGQPVLDGSCAMHHQATFQAANWPEGTTVAEDGDVWAFITPGEEAGAGAITGGGEFVAAYADREEVSAFQQYMASAEFANNRVQQGAAISANKGLDASLAQNPLDQQSIELLQDENTVFRFDASDLMPGAVGANSFWSGIVEWINGKSTEEVLDSIESSWPSE
- a CDS encoding LacI family DNA-binding transcriptional regulator codes for the protein MTGIDDVARALGVSTATVSRALRGLPGVSVATRGKVLAKAEELGYVASSSAAHLASGRTMAMGVLLPLIDRWYFSSALEGVDRALRAAGYDMVVFSLGGTGLNRDRVFHRTMLRKRIDALLVMCMELTPEELAALQQLDYPNVTIGGYVDGLRNVSIDDRGAATDAMEYLISLGHTRIGHVRGGGEYGIEFAVPKQREEAYRAALERHGLEARPQWLITGKFRVRESKLAAARLFDQPAERPTAVFASSDEMAFGVLLAAQERGIRVPEELSVIGIDDHEFAEPMGLTTLRQSPESQGSYAAELLLGELRGAPRLDTPPYQPHELIIRRSTAPPPSS
- a CDS encoding carbohydrate ABC transporter permease, whose translation is MSAIPADASAATAVATEDAIETGRPEPMARRVRQRLTSRGATAAAIIIATIWTIPTFGLFISSFRPEDSIQNSGWWNFLGDFQFTLENYGDVLASGRSSSPNLGQYFLNSLAIVIPGTIFPLVLASMAAYIFAWGRFRGKDTLFIFVFALQIVPLQMALIPLLSLFINLKIGEFQLLPAGTYAQLWIAHTIFALPLAIFLLHNFISEIPGEVIEAARVDGAGHATIFWRIILPLSVPAIASFGIFQFLWVWNDLLVALVFSGGTADVAPITQRLAELTGTRGNEWHRLTAGAFVSMIIPLAVFFGLQRYFVRGLLAGGLKG
- a CDS encoding carbohydrate ABC transporter permease, with amino-acid sequence MEDLGEKFFQVVIALAIFAAIIGLIMLLVDRAPKSFRDKATIIGFLAPAAVLLAIGLVGPAVLTAFLAFTDRNGDPNGLDNFVWMFTQPEALVTLRNTVLWVILVPLLSTAIGLAYAVFIDRARGEKGLKALVFMPMAISMVGAGVIWRFMYAYRGAEQEQIGLLNQILVWTGSEPKQFLLDAPENTFFLIAVMIWIQTGFAMVILSAAIKGIPNEIVEAARLDGASAWQQFRNITIPSIRGALIVVITTITIGTLKVFDIVRTMTAGNFETSVIANEMYTQAFRANEPGRGAALALVLFLMVLPIVVYNARQLKMQREIR